In Eupeodes corollae chromosome 3, idEupCoro1.1, whole genome shotgun sequence, a single genomic region encodes these proteins:
- the LOC129950946 gene encoding multidrug resistance-associated protein 1-like translates to MDAFCGSEFWNVNITWNTEEPDFTLCFEQTILVWIPCAFLWIFMFLELYYLRASLDKNIPWNFKNISKVVLHVALIALCITDFVRALILSGSTPEIIYPIDIWGPVIKFCTFIVASLLVLLNRRYGVQTSGTLFLFWFLLVLFALPELRTEIREHNDRQDSSLGYNATAEENAWTNYKFYSFIVYFGISTLILLLNCVSDNMPRETKYNRTKKETPELSAGFLSRITYSWFDKMAWMGYRKPLEEKDLWELRPQESSKEIMPIFAQHWNKNVRTKYLVENRESKGQSTIGNVAFENPNGSQTKDFASIMPPLYRSFGGIFLFGSLLKLIADLLTFASPQILSYVIAFVENKSDDTQELEPEWKGIFYSILLFLCAGLQTFVNAQYFHKMYIVGMRVRTALVNAIYRKALIISNAAKKESTAGEIVNLMSVDAQRFMELVTYISLIWSAPLQIALALYFLWQYLGISVLSGLAVMIIMIPINGVISNRIKILQEKQMQYKDDRVKLMNEVLGGIKVLKLYAWEPSFEDQIGDLRNKEIATLKASAYLNAGTSFLWSCAPFLVSLVTFATYVLIDENNVLDASTAFVSLSLFNIMRFPLAMLPMLVTNLVQTQVSIKRINKFLNSEELDPNCVSHDRGASCPMLIENGTFTWGDKNPVLRDISMEVKKLSLVAIVGTVGSGKSSLISALLGEMDKLQGRVNVVGTVAYVPQQAWMQNATLRDNILFGKPYDSKKYHRVIEACALKSDIQMLSAGDQTEIGEKGINLSGGQKQRISLARAVYSDADLYLLDDPLSAVDSHVGKHIFENVIGPTGILAKKTRVLVTHAITYLPQVDNIYVMKGGEISEDGTYSELLNQKGAFSEFLIQHLTENNSANEDVEDIKQHLEKGIPSKELHGKLERAISRVRSASVVSETSSIKSFGSSKGSLRRRHMKRQESVASIITKVSDVVAGKDDGKLIEVEKSETGGVNLDVYKYYIKSIGVKMSIATIVLNAVFQALAVGSNLWLTEWSNDKEVATNKGLRNMYLSVYGAFGLVQVVVDFFGTLTLALGCVYCSKILHEFLTKNTLRFPMDFFDTTPLGRILNRFSKDIDTVDNVLPISIRVMIIQFFVVISTIVVICMSTPIFIVAIIPMAIVYWFAQRFYVATSRQLMRLESVTRSPIYSHFNETISGVSTIRAYEVQRRFIQESDDRVDLNQLCKYPSIIANRWLAIRLEMIGNLIILFASLFAVLGSQTNAALVGLSVTYSLQITQSLNMLVRLTSEIESNVVAVERVKEYGGIRQEAPWVIDNVKTPNGWPEVGRVVFEDYMVRYRAGLDLVLKGVNFDISGGQKVGIVGRTGAGKSSLTLCLFRIIEAAGGRITIDGVDISSLGLHTLRSRLTIIPQDPVLFSGTLRMNLDPYKTSSDNDIWTALELSHLKSFVKDTAAGLNYEINEGGENLSVGQRQLVCLARALLRKTKVLILDEATAAVDLETDDLIQKTIRSEFKECTVLTIAHRLNTIIDSDKVIVLDKGHIIEFDSPSALLANKNSSFYSMAKDANLV, encoded by the exons ATGGATGCATTCTGCGGGTCAGAATTTTGG aatGTAAACATCACCTGGAATACTGAAGAACCTGATTTCACACTATGTTTCGAACAGACAATCCTTGTTTGGATTCCATGCGCCTTTCTATGGATATTTATGTTCCTCGAACTTTATTACCTTCGTGCAAGTTTAGATAAAAATATACCctggaattttaaaaacatctcgAAAGTAGTTCTTCATGTTGCTCTAATTGCACTTTGTATTACTGATTTCGTCAGGGCTCTTATACTAAGTGGATCTACACCGGAAATAATTTATCCAATAGATATCTGGGGACCTGTGATTAAATTTTGTACCTTT ATAGTTGCATCGCTTCTGGTTTTGTTGAACCGAAGATATGGTGTCCAGACATCAGGAACTCTATTTCTATTCTGGTTCTTATTGGTTCTTTTTGCATTACCGGAATTAAGAACAGAAATACGTGAGCATAATGATCGTCAGGACAGCAGTTTAGGTTACAATGCCACGGCTGAAGAAAATGCTTGGACTAATTACAAATTCTATAGCTTCATAGTCTACTTTGGAATTTCCACATTGATCCTTCTTTTGAATTGCGTATCTGATAATATGCCCAGGGAGACAAAATACAATAGAACAAAG aaagAAACTCCAGAACTCTCTGCAGGCTTCCTATCCCGAATCACCTATTCATGGTTTGACAAAATGGCCTGGATGGGTTATCGCAAACCCCTCGAAGAGAAAGATCTCTGGGAGCTTCGTCCCCAGGAAAGTTCAAAGGAAATCATGCCAATTTTTGCCCAACATTGGAATAAGAACGTTCGAACAAAATACTTGGTTGAAAACCGTGAATCCAAAGGTCAATCCACGATTGGAAATGTAGCATTTGAAAATCCAAATGGCTCTCAAACCAAAGACTTTGCTTCCATCATGCCACCACTTTATAGATCTTTTGGTGGAATATTCCTCTTTGGGTCGCTCTTGAAATTGATCGCCGATCTTCTTACATTTGCTTCGCCACAAATTTTGTCCTATGTAATTGcttttgttgaaaacaaatcCGATGACACCCAAGAACTTGAACCTGAATGGAAGGGAATATTCTACTCGATTCTTCTATTCCTTTGCGCAGGACTTCAAACTTTTGTCAATGCTCAATACTTCCATAAGATGTACATTGTGGGAATGAGAGTTCGGACGGCCTTGGTGAATGCCATCTACCGGAAGGCTCTTATCATTTCAAACGCTGCCAAAAAAGAATCAACTGctggagaaattgtcaatttgatgtcTGTCGATGCTCAGCGTTTTATGGAATTAGTGACTTATATAAGTTTGATTTGGTCTGCTCCGCTACAAATTGCCTTGGCACTCTATTTCCTATGGCAATATCTCGGAATATCCGTTCTGTCTGGTTTGGCTGTTATGATAATCATGATTCCCATCAATGGAGTCATTTCGAATCGTATTAAGATCCTTCAGGAGAAACAGATGCAGTACAAGGATGATCGTGTGAAGCTGATGAATGAAGTTTTGGGGGGAATTAAG GTATTGAAATTGTATGCTTGGGAACCAAGTTTCGAGGACCAGATTGGTGATCTTCGCAACAAAGAAATAGCCACATTGAAGGCATCAGCTTACTTAAATGCTGGAACCTCATTCTTATGGTCATGTGCTCCATTTTTG GTTTCTCTTGTGACATTCGCTACTTACGTTTTAATTGATGAAAATAATGTACTAGATGCTTCAACAGCTTTCGTATCATTATCGTTATTCAACATTATGCGGTTTCCTTTAGCTATGTTGCCAATGTTGGTAACCAACTTAGTTCAG ACTCAAGTATCAATTAAACGTATTAACAAATTCTTGAATAGCGAAGAACTTGACCCGAATTGTGTTTCACATGATAGAGGAGCAA GTTGCCCAATGTTAATTGAAAATGGTACATTTACTTGGGGTGACAAGAACCCCGTTCTGCGGGACATCAGCATGGAAGTCAAAAAACTATCATTAGTTGCTATTGTTGGAACAGTTGGCTCTGGTAAGAGTTCTCTAATATCAGCACTTTTGGGAGAAATGGATAAATTACAAGGTCGAGTAAATGTTGTTGGAACAGTAGCTTATGTTCCACAGCAGGCTTGGATGCAAAACGCGACATTACGTGATAATATTCTCTTTGGGAAACCATATGACAGTAAAAAATATCATCGTGTTATTGAGGCGTGTGCTTTGAAATCAGACATTCAAATGCTATCGGCTGGAGATCAGACAGAAATCGGTGAGAAGGGAATTAATTTGTCAGGTGGACAGAAGCAGAGAATTTCGCTGGCTAGAGCAGTGTACAGTGATGCTGATTTATATTTGTTGGATGATCCTTTGAGTGCTGTTGACTCACATGTGGGAAAACATATTTTCGAAAACGTCATCGGACCAACTGGAATATTGGCTAAGAAGACTCGTGTCTTAGTAACCCACGCAATAACTTATTTACCTCAAGTAGATAATATTTATGTCATGAAAGGTGGTGAAATCAGTGAAGATGGAACATACTCTGAGCTGTTGAATCAAAAGGGAGCATTCTCAGAATTCTTGATTCAACATCTTACCGAAAATAATTCTGCTAATGAAGATGTGGAAGATATTAAACAACATCTAGAGAAGGGAATTCCATCCAAGGAGCTACATGGTAAACTTGAACGTGCCATAAGTCGAGTTAGATCGGCAAGTGTTGTTTCAGAAACTTC GTCAATAAAATCATTTGGAAGCAGTAAAGGAAGCTTACGACGACGACATATGAAACGTCAAGAATCTGTAGCTTCTATTATTACAAAAGTATCAGATGTTGTTGCAGGCAAAGATGATGGTAAACTAATCGAAGTGGAGAAATCTGAAACTGGTggt gtgAATTTGGACGTCTATAAATATTACATTAAGAGTATTGGAGTGAAAATGTCAATAGCAACGATAGTTTTGAATGCAGTTTTCCAAGCATTAGCCGTTGGTTCGAACTTATGGCTGACAGAATGGTCAAACGATAAGGAAGTTGCAACAAATAAGGGACTACGAAATATGTATTTATCAGTTTATGGAGCTTTTGGATTGGTGCAAG TTGTGGTCGACTTTTTTGGAACATTAACATTGGCATTAGGATGTGTTTACTGTTCAAAGATCTTACACGAGTTCTTAACGAAAAATACATTGAGATTCCCTATGGACTTCTTTGATACAACTCCATTGGGTCGTATACTAAATCGTTTCTCCAAAGATATTGATACTGTTGACAATGTGCTGCCGATAAGTATTCGTGTGATGATTATTCAATTCTTTGTT GTAATTTCTACAATTGTTGTCATTTGCATGTCAACGCCAATATTCATAGTTGCAATCATTCCAATGGCTATAGTTTATTGGTTTGCTCAGCGATTTTATGTTGCAACGTCAAGACAACTTATGCGATTGGAATCCGTTACAAGATCACCAATTTATTCACATTTCAATGAGACGATTAGCGGGGTTTCAACAATTCGAGCATATGAAGTTCAACGAAG ATTCATTCAAGAATCTGATGATCGTGTGGATTTGAATCAACTTTGCAAATATCCGAGTATAATTGCCAATCGTTGGTTAGCCATTCGATTGGAAATGATTGGAAATTTAATCATCCTCTTCGCTTCATTATTTGCCGTTCTTGGAAGTCAAACAAATGCAGCTTTAGTCGGTTTGTCAGTGACGTATTCCTTACAAATCACCCAAAGTTTAAATATGTTGGTGCGTCTGACATCTGAAATTGAATCGAATGTAGTTGCAGTTGAACGTGTCAAAGAGTATGGTGGAATTCGACAAGAAGCACCATGGGTTATTGACAACGTTAAGACTCCAAATGGATGGCCTGAAGTAGGTCGTGTAGTTTTTGAAGACTACATGGTTCGTTATAGGGCTGGGCTAGATCTGGTACTCAAGGGAGTGAACTTTGACATAAGTGGTGGACAGAAAGTGGGAATTGTTGGACGAACTGGAGCCGGAAAGTCCAGTTTGACACTATGCTTATTCAG AATTATTGAAGCCGCTGGTGGTCGTATTACAATTGACGGTGTTGACATTTCGTCACTTGGTCTACACACTCTACGATCCAGGTTGACAATTATTCCACAAGATCCTGTTTTATTCTCGGGAACATTGCGCATGAACTTGGATCCATATAAAACAAGCAGTGACAATGATATTTGGACAGCCCTCGAACTGTCCCATTTGAAGTCATTTGTGAAGGATACTGCAGCTGGTTTGAATTATGAAATTAATGAAGGTGGTGAAAATCTCTCAGTTGGCCAGAGACAATTGGTTTGTTTGGCTAGAGCTTTGTTGAGAAAAACTAAAGTCTTAATTCTGGATGAAGCAACTGCTGCCGTCGATTTGGAAACTGATGATTTAATTCAg AAAACCATTCGATCTGAATTCAAAGAATGCACAGTTCTTACTATTGCACATCGTTTGAATACAATTATTGATTCTGATAAGGTCATAGTTTTGGATAAAGGACATATTATCGAATTCGATTCACCGTCGGCATTGTTGGcaaataaaaattcatcttTCTACAGCATGGCCAAAGATGCAAATTTAgtgtaa
- the LOC129949517 gene encoding protein D3, whose protein sequence is MFLSPLRSQIPNLVRQGTQTIVKAEAKYSTLTLRLYSSSLPKAMEKHQVVPDVIPVAPKEVLTIRYDSGVLVDQGNVLTPTQVKNQPTVDWNAESSALYTLCMTDPDAPSRKEPKYREWHHWLVGNIPGKDISKGEVLSAYIGSGPPKGTGLHRYVFLVYKQSGKLAFDEKKLPNTSGDDRGCFKIQNFVEKYNLGTPVAGNLYQAEYDDYVPILYKQLGA, encoded by the coding sequence ATGTTTCTTTCTCCTCTGCGTTCACAAATACCTAACCTCGTTCGTCAAGGAACTCAGACTATTGTCAAAGCCGAAGCTAAATATTCAACTCTAACTTTGCGTTTGTATTCAAGTTCATTGCCAAAAGCCATGGAAAAGCACCAAGTTGTTCCTGATGTAATTCCCGTTGCACCCAAGGAGGTCCTTACCATTAGATACGACTCTGGTGTTTTAGTAGATCAAGGCAATGTTCTAACTCCAACTCAAGTTAAGAACCAACCCACTGTCGACTGGAATGCAGAATCCAGTGCATTGTATACACTTTGCATGACCGACCCCGATGCTCCAAGCCGCAAAGAACCAAAATACCGTGAATGGCATCATTGGCTGGTTGGAAACATTCCTGGCAAAGACATCTCCAAGGGGGAGGTTTTGTCTGCTTACATTGGCTCTGGACCACCAAAAGGCACCGGTCTTCATCGCTACGTCTTCTTGGTGTACAAGCAGAGCGGTAAGCTTGCTTTCGACGAGAAGAAATTACCCAACACTAGCGGAGATGATCGCGGATGTTTTAAGATCCAGAATTTTGTTGAGAAATACAATTTGGGTACTCCTGTGGCTGGTAATCTCTATCAAGCTGAATACGATGACTATGTTCCCATTCTCTACAAACAATTGGGAGCTTAA
- the LOC129950947 gene encoding PIH1 domain-containing protein 1, with amino-acid sequence MAKPKFLEADETAFDNNLKIVKNEVEDELEKLFGSKNAQKTNNVTAPPRDFKVVTPKPGFCIKSFKVNTNEKYFINVCHTDEIPPPEDITEEELTGILQTDEPSSYRIPMSISEPRITKDKSNNPCDACDIAVNPKFFYKIEKSILFKDFFLALIAEALSDKYNIQIKVDKCIILTKRKFIGTLVSHRIRNNDVKTVLDTYKNPSSGDRELLEKLNSNLGTKTKPLIQEISENELNQMKIKSEELKMNSTKIKEEISLAASTVPEFKLRAKVKGQNVDEVQAELYMPKCISSSEIVLNVGEDRILVESMKHGYLFDKFVNYKLDQDRVNAVFDKTNKMLQVRVSVVAG; translated from the exons atggcaAAACCAAAATTCCTTGAAGCTGACGAAACAgcttttgataataatttgaaaattgttaag AATGAAGTTGAAGACGAATTGGAAAAACTATTTGGAAGTAAAAAtgcacaaaaaacaaataatgtcaCAGCACCTCCAAGAGATTTCAAAGTAGTTACTCCAAAACCAG GTTTCTGTATTAAGTCCTTCAAGGtgaatacaaatgaaaaatatttcataaatgtCTGCCACACCGATGAAATACCACCGCCCGAGGACATAACCGAAGAAGAACTCACCGGAATATTACAAACTGATGAACCAAGTTCATATCGAATTCCGATGAGCATCAGTGAACCACGCATAACCAAGGATAAATCAAATAATCCATGTGACGCTTGTGACATAGCTGTGAATCcgaaattcttttataaaattgaaaaatctatcCTATTTAAGGATTTCTTCTTGGCTCTTATCGCTGAAGCTTTGagtgataaatataatattcaaattaaagtaGATAAATGCATAATACTGACTAAAAGGAAATTCATTGGAACACTAGTATCACATCGTATTCGTAATAATGATGTAAAAACGGTTCTGGATACTTATAAAAATCCATCTTCAGGCGATAGGGAGTTATTGGAGAAATTGAATTCTAATCTAGGAACTAAGACAAAACCATTGATTCAGGAAATTAgtgaaaatgaattgaatcaAATGAAGATAAAAAGCGaagaattgaaaatgaattcgACAAAGATTAAAGAGGAAATTTCATTGGCCGCATCAACAGTTCCTGAATTTAAATTGAGGGCCAAAGTTAAGGGTCAGAATGTTGACGAGGTACAAGCTGAACTATACATGCCTAAATGt ATTTCGTCTAgcgaaattgttttaaatgttggagAGGATCGAATCCTTGTCGAGTCAATGAAGCATGgatatttatttgataaatttgtCAACTATAAACTAGATCAAGATCGTGTCAATGCagtttttgataaaacaaaCAAG ATGCTGCAGGTGAGAGTTTCCGTCGTCGCTGGCTAA